The Anopheles marshallii chromosome X, idAnoMarsDA_429_01, whole genome shotgun sequence genome includes a window with the following:
- the LOC128713251 gene encoding rab11 family-interacting protein 1, with protein MWSPTHIQVTVQRAKGLLIKGKGGTNNCFVIIALGKEKYQTSIKQKAPDSVMWNEECELQIPTQGNQAQLVLTALHHNSVGMDEFLGRVVLPLNEMEVYERPRARWYKLESKDREKKKEKDRGELEVRISFTVKAGSLTDLSKKEKSKSSISNLASSVGGSLLSIGAIEKRKGLKKIAKSIGSKMHISGMGKKENRKERDGADDTSMYSGSYSSLAGGTGGGSATPSTASLHPSSGGRQSKQTFGDADPGVISEDEDEFVLENLSHKSSNGSLNLRPAANVPKPAPVTTSTPLEWSGRDTEQRGDTPVATTGEKVDEWEQKLYGKHLDIGNSDSLKRRSWESSRVMLSARLEESEQEPEAGGGVQGGAGEQQRGRSVTAPTSPELDGKANHREHQHSTSTKAPATTTPKPLPRTGSQDVAIIGRQSPGPAPEIKPEKESFTKKLKHFVKEHRGSGHRADSLENLSTAVGVGALAAHKKHGSKLLGTSADQRIIIGGENGEQIAAAAAAAAASQRQSKLAQVSPETLAKYEGKSREDVIKIAHTLENEVHYQKQKVKELEDYLDSLLLKVMECHPKILQNPYQKAAPTKSG; from the exons ATGTGGAGTCCGACGCACATTCAAGTGACAG TGCAACGCGCCAAAGGGCTGCTCATCAAGGGCAAGGGCGGCACAAACAACTGCTTCGTCATCATCGCGCTCGGCAAGGAGAAGTACCAAACGTCCATCAAACAGAAGGCCCCCGACTCGGTGATGTGGAATGAAGAATGTGAGCT GCAAATCCCAACCCAAGGCAACCAGGCCCAGCTGGTACTGACCGCGCTTCATCACAACAGCGTGGGGATGGATGAGTTTTTGGGCCGGGTCGTGCTGCCGCTGAACGAGATGGAGGTGTACGAGCGGCCGCGCGCCCGCTGGTATAAGCTGGAGAGTAAGGATCGcgaaaagaagaaggaaaaggaccGGGGCGAGCTGGAGGTGCGCATCTCGTTCACGGTGAAGGCCGGTTCGCTAACTGATCTGAGCAAGAAGGAGAAGAGCAAGAGCTCGATCAGCAATCTCGCATCCAGCGTGGGCGGTTCGCTGCTCAGCATCGGTGCGATCGAAAAGCGCAAAGGGCTGAAGAAGATCGCCAAATCGATCGGCTCGAAGATGCACATTTCCGGCATggggaagaaggaaaaccgGAAGGAGCGGGACGGTGCGGACGATACGTCGATGTACAGCGGAAGCTACTCGAGCCTGGCCGGCGGTACCGGTGGTGGTAGCGCCACACCGTCCACGGCATCGTTGCACCCATCGTCCGGCGGACGACAGTCGAAGCAAACGTTTGGCGATGCAGATCCGGGCGTAATTAGCGAAGACGAGGACGAGTTCGTGCTGGAAAATTTGTCGCACAAGAGCTCAAACGGGTCGCTTAACCTGCGCCCGGCCGCCAACGTTCCCAAGCCGGCACCGGTGACCACCTCAACACCGCTGGAGTGGTCCGGGCGCGATACCGAGCAACGGGGCGATACACCGGTGGCGACGACTGGCGAAAAGGTGGACGAGTGGGAACAGAAGCTGTACGGCAAGCATCTCGACATTGGAAATTCCGATTCGCTCAAGCGGCGCAGCTGGGAAAGCTCACGGGTAATGCTGTCCGCCCGGCTGGAAGAATCGGAACAGGAACCGGAAGCGGGCGGTGGCGTTCAGGGTGGTGCgggtgagcagcagcgtggtCGCTCTGTGACGGCACCGACATCGCCCGAGCTAGATGGCAAAGCGAACCATCGGGAGCACCAACATTCCACCAGCACCAAAGCACCGGCAACGACGACACCGAAACCGCTGCCACGCACCGGCTCGCAGGATGTCGCCATTATCGGTCGCCAGTCACCGGGCCCAGCACCGGAAATCAAACCAGAGAAGGAAAGCTTCACCAAGAAGCTGAAACACTTCGTCAAGGAGCACCGGGGCAGTGGCCACCGTGCGGATTCGCTAGAAAACCTTTCCACGGCCGTTGGGGTCGGTGCACTGGCCGCACACAAGAAGCacggttcgaagctgctcggCACCTCGGCCGACCAGCGCATCATCATCGGTGGCGAGAATGGGGAGCAGATAGCAGCGGCGGCGGCAGCGGCGGCCGCCTCACAGCGCCAGTCCAAGCTTGCCCAGGTGTCGCCGGAAACGTTGGCCAAATACGAGGGCAAATCGCGCGAGGATGTGATTAAGATAGCGCACACGCTCGAGAACGAGGTGCACTATCAGAAACAGAAGGTGAAGGAGCTGGAAGACTACCTCGACAGTCTGCTGCTGAAGGTGATGGAATGTCATCCGAAGATATTGCAAAACCCGTACCAGAAGGCAGCACCGACGAAAAG TGGATGA